The DNA sequence CTGATAAAATCAGATCGTATCCTTGCATAAACCAGGGATAAAGTAAGGAGCTACCCGTCTTAAGCAATCCGGAGTCACCGGTGCTTAACAACGGTGAAAACAACCCCAGGACCAAAGAAATCACGACAAAGGTACTCAGTAAACCAAAAAGCAGTCCTCCCCCTCTGTTGATAAAACTTAAGTTTTTTGCTATAGGGGTAATGACCAAAGCGATGATAAGATTAATGATACATGCTGCTAAAATAAACAAGAGCAGGACAGCACCAATCTTCAGGACATAATCTGTCAAAACAGGTGTGGCCTGACCAATCATGGATTGCCTGATGCTGTCAGCGGCACCGTAGGGATCTGTCCCGGATGCTTTGCTTTCAGCAATTTTGGTCAAAAAATTTCCGATTTTGGGCTCCAGTTTTGCTTCAAGCCCTAAAACGGGTTCCAATAGGTTCAGAAATGGTTTGTAAAAAAACACCGCAATGCCTATCGCAGCGATCTTTCCGATAAATCTTGATAAACCGGTAATAAGGCCCTTCCGAAACCCGATTAGGCCTCCCAGAACCAGCAGCGCCAGCATTACATAATCAAATGTATTCACGCTACGCTCTCCTTTATAGGAATGGCGGGGATATGTGCGAATCGAACACACCTCGGAACGTTCTGCGTCCCGACACACGGATTTGAAGTCCGGGAACGACACCAGCCGCTATATATCCCCAAGACCTTTTAGGGTCTGCTGAATCATTTTAACACTTAATGCTTCGAATGTGAACCTTTGTCTTATTCTTTGGCAATTCTTTGACGCTCTTAAAATTATTTTTCTTGTTTATCCAAATTCATTATAATATTTACACTTAAATACTAATAAAATATTAATGTCCTTATTCATTAATATTTGCATGTAAATATACTGTACTTTTATGGTTTTATTAAATAGTACTGCCCTTAAATCTATCAGTAATACAACAAAAAGACTGTATATATAAATATAATGCACCTGCTGCGGATCCTGAGCGTCGTGTCCAATCCAATAAGCATATAAACACAAAGAAGAATCTTATATCATTTACATAACTATTTACATGCATAATTACATTTTTATTTTCATGCATATTCACATGTATGTTTTAATGTAAATATTATATAAAATATAATTACAAATCTTTGTGTAAATATTGTATCATATATTTAACATATTTATATTCTGTATTTCTTATTTAATTATATGATATTGTTGAGATCTCTGCTTATGGTACAATAGGATAGAATATAAAAGGAGGCTAGATGTCTTGAAACTTGTTGATGCCAGAGGATATTCCTGTCCGGAACCCGTAATTTTTACCAAAAGAGCTTTAGCGGATGATCCTTCAGAAATCATGGTCATTGTCGATAATGAGACATCCAAAATTAACGTTGAACGGTTTTTGAGAGTTGCCGGATATCGGGTCGAAGTTGATCATGAGCAGCCAAATCAATATTCTCTAAAGGGAATAAAGAAAACTTAGCCTCGATTTTGGGCAGATCCTGGTTTTACCCTGATGTCTCCGTTTCTTTCTGTAATATGAATTGAATCAAAATATTCCAGTAAAGGCACCGCAAATTTACGGCTAGTCTGCCAGCAGTCCCGTGCTTCAGAAACCGTAATCCGTCCATTTTCTTGCAGGTGCTTTTCCAATATTATTTTAGCTTTTTCTATTGCACTTGCTGCAATATAGAATTCTCCTACCTGTTTCCAGACGTTATTTGTTTTAAGATATTCGGCATATTCCGGAAATTTTGCAGCGGGTACCCCGCATTCTGCAACCGCAGTTTCCTGCCCCGGAGGATTTAGCCCTGCCTTTTCCCAGATTTTTTGCAAAGCGTCAAGCTTTTGCCTGATATCCTCAGGCAGCTCGATTTCAGATACTGCCTGGACCAGACTGCTGCTTAGCCTGAAATACTGATGATCTGCTCCCCATTCTAAAATCAACTGCCAGCGTTTATGGGAGACAGCCGTTTTCAGGATTCTTTTTAATTCCTCTCTGCCAATTCCTCCGCGCAGCGGATATGTTTTTTGATATTTCATTGCTTCCGCATTTGCTTTAAGAGCCCATTCTTCTGCTGTACTTTTAAGCCAGAATAATGATAATCCATCCTCAGCTAAGATCACAACAGTCTGATCATTTTTGAGACGATCCAAAGCCAGCTGAACTTCGTCCTGCCCGAGAGCAGACTTTTTCCTGACTTCATCGGAAGATAAAGGGATAGTAAGCTCTTTTTTTATTTGATTGGTTAAGCCGCCTTCTGCTTTAGACCGAAATTCGGTTATGACCTTTTCTCGAAAACGTTTTTGTTTGGCATTAGCCAGGCTCAGCACAACCCCTCCGCCGATCGTCGCGACAGGTGAATAGTACCTGATTACAAACCGGTCCCCTTTTGCTGCGACAACCGGTTCCTCCAGAATAATTTGGGCAAACCCTTTCTCCCCGGGAGCCAATTCTTCCTGGGCCAGAAGATGAACCCGTCCCAGTGTTTCGGCCGTTCCTAAATGAAAATGTATCCTCTGCCTTTGTTTAATCGTTCTTTGCTCTGACGCGAGGTTAAACAGTTCTACGTCTAAAATTTGTCCTGCGTTATAATATCCGGGATCAACAAGGCTTGCCCCCTTGGGAATATCACTTACAGCCAGTCCAGCTATGTTTATCGCAACCCGCTGTCCGGCATAAGCTTCGGAGACCTGTTCGCCATGAACTTGAATATTTCTAATTTTCACGGTTTGTCCCCCGGGTTCCAGGCATACTTCCTGTCCTTTCTGAATCGTCCCTGTGTTTAAAGTCCCTGTGACCACCGTTCCAAACCCCCGAATCGTAAAAACTCTGTCAATCGGCATTCTTGACGGAAGATCCAAACGTTTCCCCTCGGTTGTTTGGAGCACAGTCATAATTGTCTGCAGCAATTCCGGAATTCCCTGGCCAGTGACAGAAGATACTTTGCAATACGGAGCATCCCTCAGAAAACTGTCTTGGAGTTTTTCTCTGGTATCCTTTTCAATCATAGAAAGCCATTCCTGATCAACCAGGTCAATTTTTGACAGTACAACAATTCCTTTTTCTACATTTAACATGTTTAATATATCCAGATGTTCCTGGGTTTGAGGCATCACGCCTTCATCGGCAGCAATAATCAGTAGAACAATATCCATTCCGCTCGCGCCGGCTAACATTTGACGGACAAATTTTTCATGACCCGGTACATCAATGATTCCTGCTTTGCGACCGTCCGGGAGTGTCAGATAAGCAAACCCAAGCTCGATCGAAATTCCTCTTTCCTTCTCTTCCTTGAGCCGGTCTGTGCTTATACCTGTCAAGGCTTGAATAAGGTGGGTTTTCCCATGATCCACATGGCCTGCTGTTCCAATAATTAGATATCTTTCCATAGTTAATACCTAAAGTACAGGTCAACCCCATATTTTGATGATAGCGTTGACATGGTACTTATACCTTATATTTATTGCGGATATTCCTGACTCTAATTATAATATGGGTTTGGACTTTTTCATATTCTGATTTTGATTTGTTACGCATAAATATTACTGATTGTGGAAATAATAGCAAAGTACTCTAAAAATTATTATTTTGCATATTGACTCACATAAACAATCATACGATCGCAATGCCATGGATGGAAATTGCAGCGACTCTATTTCATTTAACCTCCGGAGGTATCCGCATTGAACCCATTGCCAGGAATTCGAGAAAAAGAGCATCTGCGCGCCCATTACACAGACCGTCCCGGTCTTTACCTGCTTCAGTTAAGGTTGAAAAAATATCTGAAAGCTGCGGCCGGTAGACCGGTGGTTCTATTATGTATAGGGACGGATCGTTCTACAGGCGATTCTCTGGGGCCTTTAACCGGCACAAAACTAGATGAAAAAGGGCTTTCGGGATTGACGGTTGTCGGAACGCTCGAAAAGCCTGTTCATGCAGAAAACCTTGAATCCACCCTGAAAAATTTGTTTGCCAAGTATTGCAATCCCTATATTATTGCCCTGGATGCCTGCCTGGGTCAACTTGACTCCGTCGGCTACATCAGCCTGGCAGAAGGCCCTTTGAAACCAGGAACCGCCGTAAAAAAAGAACTGCCGGAGGTAGGAGAAATCCACCTTACCGGCATTGTCAATATCAACGGTTTTATGCAATACATGGTGCTGCAAAACACCAGATTGAGTATCGTATGGCAAATGTCCGAAGTACTATGTAATTTGTTCCAGCGGACTTACTTCTTGTTGAATCAATCGTGAATTTAAATAGTTAGCTCATTCTTCGAGGCTTTTTCAATAGCGAGCTTCTCCTCAGGGCTAAGTTTAACATTGGCCTGCCCTTTTTCGATCCCTTTGGCATAGATTCTGCACTCTTCAACACTATGAATTCCTGTAAGGACGACGCCGGTCTTTTCCTGATTCAGTAAAGCAAGGGTGAAGCTCAGGTCGGCACCCATATTTTCGAAAGAATTAAATCGGACCAGTTCCGCGCGGTCAATTCCGTTGCGGACTTTATCTTCGGCAAGCTTAAGCCTTTGCCCATGCTCTGCAGCAATACGGCTTAATTCAGCAACTTCTTTTAAATTGGCGCTCAGCAGTTCTTCCAGCTGTGTTCCGGATAAGAACGTCTGCAGGCTGATATAGGATTTTTCAAATTTACTCATACGGATACGTAGAGCATTGGTCATAACAATCGCAATCACGGTAACGATCAAGGCTACAACCGATACTGCCAAGACGACAATCATCTCGGGTTCTAAAACAGAAAACAAAAATGATCCCCCCCCCTAAAGAATGTAATAATATGTTCCACGTGGAACATATTAAACTTCAATCTCCCAACGTTCTAAAAGCCGGTTAAGTTCATCCCGGGAATAATAATTAATTTCAATTTTTCCTTTTTCTTCACTTCCTGATACAGCTACCTTGGTCTGAAAACTGTGCCGCAGTTTTTCTTCAATATCATTTAAAGAACTATAGCTCTTGTTTTTTGGTGTCTTCACAGCATTTTTGGCACGTTGCACTTTCTTTTCGCTATTTTGAGCAATCATTTCCGTTTCCCTTACAGATAATACTTCCTCAACGGCCCGTTTCGCCAGGGAAATTTGCTGCTCTTTATTGTCTAAAGAAAGTATCACCTTGGCATGTCCCAAAGAAATTGCTTCTTTATTAATCAGTTCCAGAACTTCAGCAGGCAGCTGGATAATCCGAAGTAAGTTGGCTACAGTAGGCCTGCCTTTACCGACGCGCTTAGCAACCTGTTCCTGAGTTAGGCTATAATCCTGAATTAATCGTGCATAAGCGAGGCCTTCTTCTACAGGAGATAAGTCCGCACGCTGGATATTTTCGATTAAAGCCTTTTCCGTCATTTCCTGCTCAGTACAGTCTCTGACAATACAGTTAATCCGGTCGATCCCTGCAAGCTGTGTAGCCCGAAAACGTCTCTCTCCCGCAATGATGATGTATCTGTTTCCTTCAGGCTTTACAAGGATAGGCTGCAGCAATCCATGTTCTTGAATGGAGCCCGCAAGCTCTTGAAGTTTTTCACGGTCAAACTCCCGTCTCGGCTGGCCAGGATTTGGTACAATATCCACCAGCATTATTTCTTTAATTTCACTGCTTTCCGTTTCTCTTTCCGTAATCAAAGCGCCAAGCCCTCGGCCTAAACCTTTTTTAGACACGTTCCAAGACCTCCTCGGCTAAATCTCGATATACTTCAGCCCCACGCGACTTGCTATCATATAGAATGATCGGCTGACCATGGCTTGGGGCTTCACTAAGCCGAACATTCCGGGGGATAATGGTTCTGAAGACTTTATCTCTAAAATATTTCTTGACCTCATCGACGACCTGAATCGATAAATTTGTCCTCGCATCAAACATGGTCAAAAGTACGCCGATAACTTGAAGGTCTCTATTAATGGAACGTTTGACCTTATCAAGCGTATTGACCAGCAAGCTTAAACCTTCCAGCGCATAATACTCACATTGAATAGGAATCAGAACATCTGTTGCCGCACAAAGCGCATTCAACGTAAGAAGTCCCAGGGAAGGGGGACAATCAATAATGATAAAATCAAATTCATCCTTTATTCCCTGCAAAGCAGTTGCAAGCTTTCCTTCACGGTACAGCTGGGAGACCAGCTCAATCTCGGCACCGGCCAGTTCAATACGGGCAGGCGCAACCTTTAAGTTTTTCAGCTCTGTATCGGCGATCACACTTTGAATGTTTTCTTCATTGATAATTACATCATAAATACAGCGGGACAACCGATGTTTCATAATACCACAACCGCTGGTGGCATTTCCCTGTGGATCAAGATCAACGAGGAGAACTTTTTTCCCTTTCTCAACCAGACTGGAGGAGAGATTCACAGCAGTCGTTGTTTTGGCGACTCCTCCTTTTTGATTTGCTATAGCAATGATTCTGGCCAATCTTGTATCTCCTTCCTCACAGACTTGATCAATTAGTACCTAGTCAACCTTAAAATAATAATATAATGACGAGCAGATTTTTGTAAGACAAGGCGAAAAATTAAGGCATACCAGCCATATGGCAATTAGCGTCCACGGATGAACTAATGCAGCGATGCCATGGACAGCACCAAGCTACAAGAAAACACAGTATTACATGAAATATGCCGACAGTTATATAAGATTTAGGGTTGACATGGAACTTGGCCTGTAAAAAAATTTATTTATATCATTATA is a window from the Dehalobacter sp. DCA genome containing:
- a CDS encoding CvpA family protein, encoding MNTFDYVMLALLVLGGLIGFRKGLITGLSRFIGKIAAIGIAVFFYKPFLNLLEPVLGLEAKLEPKIGNFLTKIAESKASGTDPYGAADSIRQSMIGQATPVLTDYVLKIGAVLLLFILAACIINLIIALVITPIAKNLSFINRGGGLLFGLLSTFVVISLVLGLFSPLLSTGDSGLLKTGSSLLYPWFMQGYDLILSGISVFAGDILDNPLNSIPLLNGLV
- a CDS encoding sulfurtransferase TusA family protein, translating into MKLVDARGYSCPEPVIFTKRALADDPSEIMVIVDNETSKINVERFLRVAGYRVEVDHEQPNQYSLKGIKKT
- the selB gene encoding selenocysteine-specific translation elongation factor; the protein is MERYLIIGTAGHVDHGKTHLIQALTGISTDRLKEEKERGISIELGFAYLTLPDGRKAGIIDVPGHEKFVRQMLAGASGMDIVLLIIAADEGVMPQTQEHLDILNMLNVEKGIVVLSKIDLVDQEWLSMIEKDTREKLQDSFLRDAPYCKVSSVTGQGIPELLQTIMTVLQTTEGKRLDLPSRMPIDRVFTIRGFGTVVTGTLNTGTIQKGQEVCLEPGGQTVKIRNIQVHGEQVSEAYAGQRVAINIAGLAVSDIPKGASLVDPGYYNAGQILDVELFNLASEQRTIKQRQRIHFHLGTAETLGRVHLLAQEELAPGEKGFAQIILEEPVVAAKGDRFVIRYYSPVATIGGGVVLSLANAKQKRFREKVITEFRSKAEGGLTNQIKKELTIPLSSDEVRKKSALGQDEVQLALDRLKNDQTVVILAEDGLSLFWLKSTAEEWALKANAEAMKYQKTYPLRGGIGREELKRILKTAVSHKRWQLILEWGADHQYFRLSSSLVQAVSEIELPEDIRQKLDALQKIWEKAGLNPPGQETAVAECGVPAAKFPEYAEYLKTNNVWKQVGEFYIAASAIEKAKIILEKHLQENGRITVSEARDCWQTSRKFAVPLLEYFDSIHITERNGDIRVKPGSAQNRG
- the yyaC gene encoding spore protease YyaC translates to MNPLPGIREKEHLRAHYTDRPGLYLLQLRLKKYLKAAAGRPVVLLCIGTDRSTGDSLGPLTGTKLDEKGLSGLTVVGTLEKPVHAENLESTLKNLFAKYCNPYIIALDACLGQLDSVGYISLAEGPLKPGTAVKKELPEVGEIHLTGIVNINGFMQYMVLQNTRLSIVWQMSEVLCNLFQRTYFLLNQS
- a CDS encoding DUF4446 family protein, whose amino-acid sequence is MFSVLEPEMIVVLAVSVVALIVTVIAIVMTNALRIRMSKFEKSYISLQTFLSGTQLEELLSANLKEVAELSRIAAEHGQRLKLAEDKVRNGIDRAELVRFNSFENMGADLSFTLALLNQEKTGVVLTGIHSVEECRIYAKGIEKGQANVKLSPEEKLAIEKASKNELTI
- a CDS encoding ParB/RepB/Spo0J family partition protein; the encoded protein is MSKKGLGRGLGALITERETESSEIKEIMLVDIVPNPGQPRREFDREKLQELAGSIQEHGLLQPILVKPEGNRYIIIAGERRFRATQLAGIDRINCIVRDCTEQEMTEKALIENIQRADLSPVEEGLAYARLIQDYSLTQEQVAKRVGKGRPTVANLLRIIQLPAEVLELINKEAISLGHAKVILSLDNKEQQISLAKRAVEEVLSVRETEMIAQNSEKKVQRAKNAVKTPKNKSYSSLNDIEEKLRHSFQTKVAVSGSEEKGKIEINYYSRDELNRLLERWEIEV
- a CDS encoding ParA family protein; the encoded protein is MARIIAIANQKGGVAKTTTAVNLSSSLVEKGKKVLLVDLDPQGNATSGCGIMKHRLSRCIYDVIINEENIQSVIADTELKNLKVAPARIELAGAEIELVSQLYREGKLATALQGIKDEFDFIIIDCPPSLGLLTLNALCAATDVLIPIQCEYYALEGLSLLVNTLDKVKRSINRDLQVIGVLLTMFDARTNLSIQVVDEVKKYFRDKVFRTIIPRNVRLSEAPSHGQPIILYDSKSRGAEVYRDLAEEVLERV